One genomic segment of Carassius carassius chromosome 21, fCarCar2.1, whole genome shotgun sequence includes these proteins:
- the LOC132097692 gene encoding PR domain zinc finger protein 2-like — protein MWRSNDIMEEERPSMPSKVILQHPEVQDAHSDDTALHSISEPEEEEIEKRIEGGKDVKMACKDKKNARQPVSQNLANQTCQTSETELPLNDTKGDLESGSKPQRTLPCPRCERRFATSQGLQRHIQTHALSSCHIQRFKCSRCRRSFSTLFSHRRHEKRHENRNRKTDDLTDAPCTASQNMHGIAEPLKTASQNPEPNKCINAADGEQKDDKNSDAKASHVCKYCKKAFRTQTSLRRHQRRIHERHLLPRVVYKKVSIIQEPEGQPLVEMAQDNHTATSQCIEGIDQEREYMVDISSNISENLSFYIDGKIVSTSAVSNCEVIEMNSGGSAVIGLNAVIISPAQISQALKLETITSSFTSDLSGQSSTRRRTSTPPLLPQIKTELESGSILSTSSSSLSCLTLSSTSGAPLVTAQCIETVAFNEEKTVHLSPKLKQILQNQDGSKLAFALIADGQKLGPPLSLTVLPATTTRYKRRTTSPPSSPQQTLDVNIEKQDQDSTEAKKSKLESHRLGNEEPEPLNSPIKSSDGAPMQQQILPLDCSVSRTGGNSCNQQPLDLSNSVVNLENSDALAESILDLSISGKSSDCESAGVYLTQPALRKSKPNSRMLQKVLMNEYDGVDVPSVEAPAAAGVLSVPDIANLAVVAVSDAGPPKPEKFLFELALPPALINPTPSLLAPVSIHPATPVPPPQCSPSSSPTFVSFLSTPTVEPSQDIQTLHSAFVVSENVAPTGSVEDCTDNPVHLSQGDMKVTIPGWGSSAPGGLETLIPAVPSLSLQSPHWVADPAVCELAQRTLVVDSVLASDAQIFSSSLPGNQSNITSLAFPPNTVVIEYTVAVQSTENILPALQHNSLPCVSDKIPVDALEQEHCVSPEPQPFSPDTTLLPETSTKSAPTEQSTSSTDSKLIHTASTGAVEAESNENGQENVQFSDCSKQENKVEEELLPLHPFCKNFMCNVCEQPFQSMKILSQHVGEHSEEWPYKCEFCVQLFESDTGLLEHRSSYHGIGKIYVCKTCSKEFAFLCNLEQHQRDLHPGQECSHTEAVHGKLRPENHNNPKTDMADPGLPVTEIKQEPDNTALKVDNDSLDNSSEELFTTIKIMASGGVKSKGPDVRLGINQHYPSFKPPPFPYHNRTPSETTAASATNFTTQNIPQTFSTAIRCTKCGKSFDNMPELHKHILACANASDKKRYTPKKNPIPLNRFAKAQNGVLSPARIVNSKQNFSQKVSQPRKLNFHESPVRIKMSILNKKKSQLVQRGRPAGGRKAFAQDDLGVFACPHCRREFTYNASLKKHVAFSCPMRPASRNSKKRTLTIVSAQENNGSLRRQIANMSAKPQVSDHGPKTITKNQIIKQNAAVDTTQYFRLKRSTILSTSVVQSSKKGKPMELKSGFMPQLASKQIVISSVAQVNSHEPGVRVNVLSRKMEQRVSDIKIQPRREDRLSLRLRNRVGPITRSVQQASTTTTVLKQPDSHNIIMHPVVLQVKK, from the exons ATGTGGAGATCAAATgaca TTATGGAAGAGGAGAGGCCTAGTATGCCATCAAAGGTTATTCTCCAGCACCCTGAGGTTCAAGATGCACACTCTGATGATACAGCACTTCACAGCATCTCGGAGCCAGAAGAGGAAGAGATAGAAAAAAGGATAGAAGGAGGAAAAGATGTGAAGATGGCCTGCAAAGACAAAAAGAATGCAAGACAGCCTGTGTCCCAAAATCTAGCTAATCAAACCTGTCAGACAAGTGAAACTGAGTTGCCTTTAAATGACACTAAGGGTGACCTTGAATCTGGTAGTAAACCCCAGCGTACATTACCCTGCCCTCGCTGTGAGAGAAGGTTTGCGACTAGTCAAGGCCTGCAGCGTCACATACAAACACATGCCCTTTCATCCTGCCACATACAGCGTTTTAAATGCAGTCGCTGCAGAAGGAGTTTCAGTACATTGTTTAGTCATCGGAGGCATGAGAAAAGACATGAAAATAGAAACAGGAAGACGGATGATCTCACAGATGCCCCTTGCACTGCCAGTCAGAATATGCATGGCATTGCTGAACCTCTGAAAACAGCATCACAGAACCCAGAGCCAAACAAGTGCATTAATGCAGCTGATGGTGAACAAAAGGATGATAAAAACAGTGATGCCAAAGCCTCACATGTCTGCAAGTACTGCAAAAAAGCATTTAGGACTCAAACTAGTTTAAGAAGACATCAGCGCAGGATCCATGAGCGCCATCTTCTTCCTAGAGTAGTTTATAAGAAGGTCAGTATTATTCAAGAACCTGAAGGACAGCCACTTGTTGAAATGGCACAAGACAACCATACTGCTACCTCACAGTGTATAGAAGGCATTGATCAGGAAAGGGAGTACATGGTTGACATCTCCAGTAACATTTCAGAGAATCTCAGCTTTTACATAGATGGGAAAATTGTCTCGACAAGTGCTGTAAGTAACTGTGAGGTGATTGAGATGAACTCTGGTGGCTCTGCAGTGATCGGATTAAATGCTGTTATAATCAGTCCAGCTCAGATTTCACAAGCTCTTAAATTAGAAACCATTACCAGTAGTTTTACCTCTGACTTGTCTGGGCAGTCTTCAACCAGACGTAGGACATCTACACCACCTTTACTCccacaaataaaaacagaattagagTCTGGATCCATCTTGAGTACCTCCTCATCTTCCTTGTCATGCTTGACACTGTCCTCTACGTCTGGAGCTCCGTTGGTCACTGCTCAGTGCATTGAGACAGTTGCCTTTAATGAGGAAAAAACTGTCCATCTGTCTCCCAAACTCAAGCAGATCCTTCAGAATCAGGATGGCAGTAAACTGGCATTTGCATTGATTGCTGATGGCCAAAAACTGGGTCCTCCCTTATCCCTGACTGTTTTACCTGCAACAACAACTAGATATAAGAGAAGGACAACCTCCCCTCCCAGCTCACCACAGCAAACCCTTGATGTGAATATAGAAAAGCAAGATCAAGATTCTACAGAAGCAAAGAAGTCAAAGTTGGAGAGCCACAGGTTGGGCAATGAAGAACCTGAGCCTTTGAATTCACCCATAAAGAGCTCTGATGGAGCTCCAATGCAGCAACAGATCTTGCCATTGGACTGCTCTGTATCAAGAACAGGTGGAAACTCTTGCAATCAACAGCCACTGGACCTCTCAAATTCTGTGGTTAATCTAGAGAACAGCGATGCTTTAGCAGAGTCCATTCTGGACTTAAGTATTAGTGGAAAGAGTTCAGACTGTGAATCAGCTGGAGTCTATCTCACTCAGCCTGCTTTAAGGAAGAGTAAACCTAACTCTAGAATGCTTCAGAAGGTGCTGATGAATGAGTATGATGGGGTAGATGTTCCTTCTGTTGAAGCTCCAGCTGCTGCAGGTGTCCTCAGTGTCCCTGACATAGCAAATCTTGCAGTTGTGGCAGTGTCTGATGCAGGTCCACCAAAACCTGAAAAGTTTTTGTTTGAGTTGGCTCTTCCTCCTGCTTTAATCAATCCAACCCCTTCACTGCTCGCTCCAGTCAGTATCCATCCAGCTACCCCAGTTCCTCCACCTCAGTGTTCACCTTCTTCATCTCCAACTTTTGTATCCTTTCTATCGACTCCCACAGTGGAACCCAGTCAGGACATTCAAACTCTACATTCAGCCTTTGTGGTATCTGAAAATGTAGCACCCACAGGATCTGTAGAAGACTGCACTGATAATCCTGTACATCTTTCACAGGGTGATATGAAAGTGACAATCCCTGGCTGGGGGTCCTCTGCTCCTGGAGGTCTGGAAACCCTTATACCTGCAGTCCCTTCATTGAGTTTACAAAGCCCTCACTGGGTTGCTGATCCTGCTGTATGTGAACTAGCTCAAAGAACATTGGTTGTAGACTCTGTATTAGCTTCTGATGCACAGATATTTTCTTCATCTCTGCCTGGGAACCAGTCCAACATCACATCCTTGGCTTTTCCTCCAAACACTGTTGTTATTGAGTATACAGTTGCAGTGCAATCAACAGAAAATATTCTTCCAGCTCTCCAACATAATTCCCTTCCATGTGTCTCAGATAAAATTCCTGTCGATGCATTAGAGCAAGAACATTGTGTCTCACCTGAGCCACAACCTTTCAGTCCTGACACCACCCTATTACCTGAAACCTCCACCAAGTCAGCACCAACAGAGCAGTCAACAAGCTCTACAGATAGTAAACTGATCCACACTGCTTCCACCGGTGCTGTTGAAGCAGAGAGCAATGAGAATGGACAGGAAAATGTACAGTTCTCTGATTGTTCTAAGCAGGAAAACAAAGTTGAAGAAGAGTTACTTCCCTTGCATCCTTTTTGCAAGAACTTCATGTGCAATGTTTGTGAACAGCCCTTCCAGTCCATGAAGATTCTTAGTCAACATGTTGGTGAGCACTCAGAAGAGTGGCCCtataaatgtgaattttgtgTGCAGTTGTTCGAGAGTGACACAGGTTTGCTGGAGCACCGTTCTAGTTATCATGGCATTGGTAAAATTTATGTTTGTAAAACATGTTCTAAGGAATTTGCCTTTCTCTGCAACTTGGAACAGCATCAGCGAGATCTCCATCCTGGTCAAGAGTGCTCACACACCGAAGCAGTACATGGTAAGTTAAGGCCTGAAAACCATAACAATCCCAAAACCGACATGGCTGACCCAGGCCTTCCAGTCACAGAAATTAAGCAAGAACCTGACAACACAGCCTTAAAGGTCGACAATGATTCCCTGGACAACTCTTCTGAGGAACTGTTCACAACAATTAAAATCATGGCATCTGGAGGGGTCAAATCAAAAGGTCCAGATGTACGATTAGGCATTAACCAACATTACCCAAGTTTCAAACCGCCTCCTTTTCCATACCACAATCGGACACCATCTGAAACTACGGCAGCATCGGCCACCAACTTCACCACCCAGAACATCCCTCAGACCTTCAGCACAGCCATTCGTTGCACCAAATGTGGTAAGAGCTTTGACAACATGCCTGAACTGCACAAGCACATCTTAGCTTGTGCTAATGCTAGTGACAAGAAGCGATACACTCCTAAAAAGAACCCTATACCACTAAATCGGTTTGCAAAAGCGCAAAATGGGGTGTTATCACCTGCAAGGATTGTTAATAGTAAGCAAAATTTCTCGCAGAAGGTCAGCCAACCAAGAAAACTGAACTTTCATGAATCGCCAGTTAGGATAAAAATGAGTATTCTAAATAAGAAGAAATCTCAGCTGGTGCAAAGGGGCAGACCTGCTGGGGGAAGAAAGGCCTTTGCTCAGGATGACCTGGGCGTTTTTGCATGTCCTCACTGTAGGAGAGAGTTTACATACAATGCTAGTTTAAAGAAACACGTAGCTTTTAGCTGTCCCATGAGACCGGCCAGTAGAAACTCCAAAAAAAGGACACTCACCATTGTTTCAGCACAGGAGAACAACGGGAGCCTTCGCAGACAAATTGCAAATATGAGCGCAAAGCCACAAGTGTCAGACCATGGgccaaaaacaataacaaagaaTCAGATCATTAAGCAAAATGCAGCAGTTGATACCACTCAGTATTTTAGGCTTAAAAGATCTACCATTCTGTCAACATCTGTGGTTCAGTCTAGTAAAAAGGGCAAACCTATGGAGCTAAAGAGCGGCTTTATGCCACAGCTGGCTTCAAAGCAGATAGTCATCTCATCTGTCGCTCAGGTTAACTCTCACGAGCCAGGTGTTCGGGTAAATGTTTTAAGTAGAAAAATGGAGCAGAGAGTGAGTGACATAAAGATACAGCCCAGAAGAGAAGACCGTTTGTCTCTGAGGTTGAGAAATAGAGTAGGACCTATTACTCGCAGTGTGCAGCAGGCCAGCACCACAACAACAGTCCTTAAACAGCCAGACAGTCACAACATCATCATGCACCCTGTTGTTCTCCAAGTCAAGAAATGA